Proteins from one Limanda limanda chromosome 4, fLimLim1.1, whole genome shotgun sequence genomic window:
- the pdrg1 gene encoding p53 and DNA damage-regulated protein 1 translates to MDAVVEHLTEVEEAAEDVLTTKQQIVDLDSKRNKNREALTALKIEMADSKKVKVCFGNMFIKFPKSKTREMIEKDQEQLEKEINDLHKELKAKVNRLNEMQGNPELRGFNLSPLSTGEIKAMNSIFKM, encoded by the exons ATGGACGCTGTTGTAGAGCACTTGACAGAAGTGGAGGAAGCAGCGGAGGACGTCCTCACCACTAAACAACAG ATTGTGGACCTGGACTCAAAGAGAAACAAGAACAGAGAGGCCCTGACCGCACTGAAAATTGAAATGGCTGATTCAA AGAAAGTGAAGGTTTGCTTTGGAAACATGTTCATCAAATTCCCCAAGTCAAAGACGAGAGAGATGATTGagaaag accaggagcagctggagaaggagatTAACGACCTTCATAAAGAACTGAAAGCAAAAGTCAACCGTCTCAATGAGATGCAAG gtaaCCCTGAGCTGAGAGGCTTcaatctctctcctctgtccactgGTGAAATCAAAGCTATGAACAGCATTTTCAAGATGTGA